One Romeriopsis navalis LEGE 11480 genomic window carries:
- a CDS encoding ABC transporter permease encodes MPKLPTLELFFAEFRRSWIQFRRYPAEAIGGIFIITSVFYGLFLSAQYVAGPGLSLGDRLDSIIVGYILWTMVTFILFDISGTLQREAQTGTLEQLFLAAFSTPRLFFIRAVASLMIQMILIVTILGLIMLLTSRFLAFPIVLFLPLLSMIFGAYGLAFIIGSLTLLFKRIQQLFAVVQFSLLFLISTPTEEWEGTGKLISYFLPMTPGAGLLRDLMARQIDLSWDRLAIAFLNGGVYFTIGILIFRWAERRTKQQGKLSGY; translated from the coding sequence ATGCCTAAACTTCCAACACTAGAACTATTTTTCGCCGAGTTTCGTCGATCGTGGATTCAATTTCGCCGCTATCCAGCAGAAGCGATCGGCGGCATTTTTATCATCACATCGGTATTTTATGGGCTTTTTCTCAGCGCTCAGTATGTAGCCGGACCAGGGTTGAGCTTGGGCGATCGATTAGACTCAATCATCGTCGGCTACATACTCTGGACGATGGTAACGTTTATCCTGTTTGACATTTCGGGCACGCTCCAACGGGAAGCCCAGACGGGAACGCTCGAACAGCTCTTTCTCGCCGCTTTCAGCACACCGCGATTATTCTTCATTCGTGCAGTCGCTAGTTTGATGATTCAGATGATTCTGATCGTGACGATTTTAGGGTTAATCATGCTGCTGACCAGCCGGTTTCTCGCATTTCCGATCGTGCTATTCCTCCCGCTGCTATCGATGATCTTTGGAGCGTATGGCTTAGCATTTATCATTGGTTCACTGACTTTGCTGTTCAAACGCATCCAACAGCTATTTGCAGTGGTGCAGTTCTCGCTCCTCTTCCTAATTTCCACTCCCACTGAAGAATGGGAAGGTACGGGGAAACTTATCAGCTACTTCCTACCAATGACGCCGGGAGCCGGACTCCTGCGTGACCTCATGGCTCGGCAGATTGATCTAAGCTGGGACAGACTGGCGATCGCCTTTTTGAATGGTGGAGTTTATTTCACGATCGGCATCCTCATCTTTCGTTGGGCCGAACGTCGAACCAAACAACAAGGCAAACTCAGCGGCTACTAA